A window of Streptomyces marispadix contains these coding sequences:
- the pruA gene encoding L-glutamate gamma-semialdehyde dehydrogenase, with translation MDAVTQVPAPYNEPVHTYAPGSPERARLERKLKELAENPVDLPMTINGEKRMGGGARVDVVQPHNHAKVIGTYANATRQDGQDAIDAALAAAPAWRAMSFDDRAAIILKAAELLSGPWRETIAASTMLGQSKTIQQAEIDAPCELIDFWRFNVHFARELLAEQPPIQPKGVWNRLDHRPLEGFVYAITPFNFTAIAGNLPTAPALMGNVVVWKPSPTQTHSAVLLMEMLEEAGLPKGVINLVTGDGKEVSEVALPHPDLAGVHFTGSTRTFKYLWRTIGENIDRYKSYPRIVGETGGKDFIVAHPTADSAVLKTAMVRGAFEYQGQKCSAASRAYIPRSLWDGGLKDELLAETEGLAMGDVSDLSNFIGAVIDDRAFAKNKAAIDRAKQDPTCEILVGGEYDDSVGWFVQPTVIACTDPENEVFSEEYFGPILAVHVYEDGDWASMLEQMESVAAYALTGAVLAKDRAALAEASDKLRFAAGNFYLNDRPTGSIVGQQPFGGARASGTNDKAGSKFNLLRWMSPRAIKETQVAPTDYRYPHMG, from the coding sequence ATGGACGCTGTGACCCAGGTCCCCGCCCCGTACAACGAGCCGGTGCACACCTATGCGCCCGGCAGCCCCGAGCGCGCCCGGCTGGAGCGCAAGCTGAAGGAACTCGCCGAGAACCCCGTCGACCTGCCCATGACGATCAACGGCGAGAAGCGGATGGGCGGCGGCGCACGCGTCGACGTCGTACAGCCGCACAACCACGCCAAGGTCATCGGCACCTATGCGAACGCCACCAGGCAGGACGGCCAGGACGCCATCGACGCGGCACTCGCGGCGGCGCCCGCCTGGCGTGCGATGTCCTTCGACGACCGCGCCGCGATCATCCTCAAGGCCGCCGAGCTGCTCTCGGGCCCCTGGCGGGAGACGATCGCCGCGTCCACGATGCTGGGCCAGTCGAAGACAATCCAGCAGGCGGAGATCGACGCCCCCTGCGAACTGATCGACTTCTGGCGCTTCAACGTCCACTTCGCACGCGAACTCCTCGCCGAGCAGCCGCCGATCCAGCCCAAGGGAGTGTGGAACCGGCTCGACCACCGCCCGCTCGAGGGCTTCGTCTACGCGATCACACCCTTCAACTTCACGGCCATCGCGGGGAATCTGCCGACCGCGCCCGCCCTGATGGGCAACGTGGTGGTCTGGAAGCCCTCCCCGACGCAGACGCACTCCGCAGTGCTGCTGATGGAGATGCTGGAGGAGGCCGGTCTGCCGAAGGGCGTCATCAACCTCGTCACGGGAGACGGCAAGGAGGTCTCCGAGGTCGCGCTGCCCCATCCGGACTTGGCGGGCGTGCACTTCACCGGGTCGACGAGGACCTTCAAGTACCTGTGGCGGACGATCGGCGAGAACATCGACCGCTACAAGTCGTATCCGCGCATCGTCGGCGAGACCGGCGGCAAGGACTTCATCGTCGCCCACCCGACCGCCGACTCGGCCGTGCTGAAGACGGCGATGGTGCGCGGCGCCTTCGAGTACCAGGGCCAGAAGTGCTCGGCCGCCTCACGTGCTTACATTCCCCGTTCGCTGTGGGACGGCGGGCTGAAGGACGAACTCCTCGCGGAGACCGAGGGGTTGGCGATGGGCGACGTCAGCGACCTGTCCAACTTCATCGGGGCCGTCATCGACGACCGCGCCTTCGCGAAGAACAAGGCCGCCATCGACCGCGCCAAGCAGGACCCCACGTGCGAGATCCTCGTAGGCGGCGAATACGACGACTCCGTGGGCTGGTTCGTGCAGCCGACGGTCATCGCCTGCACCGACCCGGAGAACGAGGTCTTCTCCGAGGAGTACTTCGGCCCGATCCTCGCCGTGCACGTCTACGAGGACGGCGACTGGGCGTCGATGCTGGAGCAGATGGAGTCCGTCGCGGCATACGCGCTGACGGGCGCGGTGCTCGCCAAGGACCGGGCGGCGCTCGCCGAGGCGAGCGACAAACTCCGGTTCGCCGCGGGCAACTTCTACCTCAACGACCGGCCCACCGGCTCCATCGTCGGACAGCAGCCCTTCGGCGGCGCCCGCGCCTCGGGCACCAACGACAAGGCGGGCTCGAAGTTCAACCTGCTGCGCTGGATGTCGCCCCGCGCCATCAAGGAGACCCAGGTCGCGCCGACCGACTACCGGTATCCGCACATGGGCTGA
- a CDS encoding proline dehydrogenase family protein — translation MFGPVLLAAARSDGIRRLVSTARVTRPVVDRFVAGEGLETCLETVRSLTARGLDVTLDHLGEDTTDRLEAKRNRDAYLALAHALAAEGLGARAEMSVKLTAFGQALPGGGHDIAIANVRPVVEAAAEAGTTVTLDMEDHTTVDSTLAVLDELRAGFPQTGAVLQSYLFRTEDDCKALAGQGSRVRLVKGAYNEPASVAYQRKADVDRAYVRCLKILLSGSGYPMVGTHDPRMVAVAQELARRLGRKHDEFEFQMLYGIRESEQLRLASEGHRMRVYVPYGTDWYGYFMRRLAERPANLGFFLRSLATRG, via the coding sequence GTGTTCGGACCAGTGCTCCTCGCCGCCGCACGCAGTGACGGCATCCGCCGTCTCGTCTCGACCGCCCGCGTGACCCGGCCCGTCGTCGACCGTTTCGTGGCGGGCGAGGGGCTGGAGACGTGCCTGGAGACCGTACGGTCGCTGACCGCCCGCGGCCTCGACGTCACCCTCGATCACCTCGGCGAGGACACCACCGACCGCCTGGAGGCGAAGCGCAACCGCGACGCCTATCTCGCGCTCGCGCACGCGCTCGCCGCCGAGGGCCTGGGCGCACGGGCCGAGATGTCGGTGAAGCTGACGGCCTTCGGACAGGCGCTGCCCGGCGGCGGCCACGACATCGCGATCGCCAACGTACGGCCGGTTGTCGAGGCGGCGGCCGAGGCGGGAACGACCGTCACGCTGGACATGGAGGACCACACCACCGTGGACTCCACCCTCGCCGTGCTCGACGAGCTTCGCGCGGGCTTCCCGCAGACCGGCGCGGTGCTCCAGTCCTATCTCTTCCGCACGGAGGACGACTGCAAGGCCCTCGCCGGGCAGGGCTCGCGCGTACGGTTGGTGAAGGGGGCATACAACGAACCGGCCTCGGTCGCCTACCAGCGCAAGGCCGATGTGGACCGTGCGTATGTGCGCTGTCTGAAGATCCTGCTCTCCGGCAGCGGCTATCCCATGGTCGGCACGCACGACCCGCGCATGGTCGCCGTCGCACAGGAGCTGGCACGCCGACTGGGCCGCAAACACGACGAGTTCGAGTTCCAGATGCTCTACGGCATCCGCGAGAGCGAGCAGCTACGGCTCGCGTCCGAGGGCCACAGGATGCGCGTATACGTTCCCTACGGCACCGACTGGTACGGATACTTCATGCGGCGCCTCGCGGAACGTCCGGCCAACCTCGGATTCTTCCTCCGCTCGCTCGCCACCCGCGGCTGA
- a CDS encoding GNAT family N-acetyltransferase encodes MTDGHGGGSLGADRELLALYDESMRGAPPAPSPGVTYEQDGPLIRAVGGFRGFVFGPRDPGLRGGELDRLIARQRDRFAARGETVEWRTHAHDRPPELAGRLRAAGFAAARSMAVLVGGSEELAARPVPSVSAPPEGVVVRRVSGAGDMRRIAAMEAAVWDMDLGWLADFLIARVEAAPDDAVVLVAEHHQGGREPQVVCAAWMFMWPELNYAGLRGGTTLPAWRGRGLYRALVAERARIAAERGVPHLQVDASDESLPVLRRLGFRTVTTVTQYVWTPPGRPASP; translated from the coding sequence ATGACGGACGGCCACGGCGGCGGCAGCCTCGGCGCAGACCGCGAACTGCTCGCCCTCTACGACGAGTCGATGCGCGGAGCGCCCCCCGCCCCTTCGCCGGGGGTGACATATGAGCAAGACGGCCCGCTCATCCGTGCGGTCGGCGGCTTCCGTGGGTTTGTGTTCGGGCCGCGCGACCCCGGGCTGCGCGGCGGTGAACTCGACCGGCTGATCGCAAGGCAGCGGGACCGGTTCGCGGCGCGGGGAGAGACCGTGGAGTGGCGGACCCACGCCCACGACCGGCCGCCGGAACTGGCCGGGCGGCTGCGGGCGGCGGGCTTCGCCGCCGCTCGCAGCATGGCCGTACTCGTGGGCGGGAGCGAGGAGTTGGCGGCGCGGCCGGTGCCTTCGGTCAGTGCGCCGCCCGAGGGAGTCGTGGTGCGCCGCGTCAGCGGCGCCGGGGACATGCGCCGCATCGCGGCCATGGAGGCCGCCGTCTGGGACATGGACCTGGGCTGGCTCGCTGACTTCCTGATCGCACGGGTCGAGGCGGCGCCGGACGACGCCGTCGTCCTCGTCGCCGAGCATCACCAGGGCGGCCGTGAGCCCCAAGTCGTCTGCGCCGCCTGGATGTTCATGTGGCCGGAGCTGAACTACGCCGGGCTGCGCGGCGGTACGACGCTGCCCGCGTGGCGCGGCCGTGGCCTTTACCGGGCGCTGGTCGCCGAGCGTGCCCGTATCGCCGCCGAGCGAGGCGTGCCGCATCTTCAGGTCGACGCCTCGGACGAGAGCCTTCCCGTTCTGCGGCGGCTTGGCTTCCGCACGGTCACGACCGTGACCCAGTACGTGTGGACGCCGCCGGGACGCCCGGCGTCTCCATGA
- the serA gene encoding phosphoglycerate dehydrogenase: MSKPVVLIAEELSPATVDALGPDFEIRHCNGADRAELLTAIADVDAILVRSATKVDAEAVAAAGKLKVVARAGVGLDNVDVPAATKAGVMVVNAPTSNIVTAAELACGLLIASARNIPQANTALKNGEWKRSKYTGVELSEKTLGVVGLGRIGVLVAQRMSAFGMKVVAYDPFVQPARAAQMGVKLLSLDELLEVSDFITVHLPKTPETLGLIGDDALHKVKPSVRIVNAARGGIVDEDALASALKEGRVAGAGLDVYSSEPCTDSPLFEFDQVVCTPHLGASTGEAQEKAGIAVAKSVRLALAGELVPDAVNVQGGVIAEDVRPALPLAEGLGRIFTALSGEVAVRLDVEVYGEITQHDVKVLELSALKGVFEDVVDETVSYVNAPLFAQERGVEVRLTTSSESSEHRNMVTVRGTLSSGEEVSVSGTLAGPKHQQKIVAVGEHDVDLALAEHMAFFRYADRPGIVGTVGRILGEAGINIAGMQVARSTAGGEALVALTVDDNIPAPVLAEIKGEIGATSARSVDLSD, from the coding sequence GTGAGCAAACCTGTAGTACTGATCGCCGAAGAGCTCTCGCCCGCCACCGTCGACGCACTGGGCCCGGACTTCGAGATCCGGCACTGCAACGGCGCCGACCGGGCCGAACTCCTCACCGCCATCGCCGACGTGGACGCGATCCTCGTCCGCTCCGCCACCAAGGTCGACGCCGAGGCGGTGGCAGCGGCAGGGAAACTCAAGGTCGTCGCCCGCGCGGGCGTCGGGCTCGACAACGTCGACGTCCCGGCCGCCACCAAGGCGGGCGTGATGGTGGTGAACGCTCCCACCTCCAACATCGTCACCGCCGCCGAACTCGCATGCGGCCTGCTGATCGCCAGTGCCCGCAACATTCCGCAGGCCAACACGGCGCTGAAGAACGGCGAGTGGAAGCGCAGCAAGTACACCGGCGTGGAGCTGAGTGAGAAGACCCTCGGCGTCGTCGGCCTCGGCCGCATCGGCGTGCTCGTGGCACAGCGGATGTCGGCGTTCGGGATGAAGGTCGTCGCCTACGACCCGTTCGTGCAGCCCGCCAGGGCGGCGCAGATGGGCGTGAAGCTGCTCTCGCTGGACGAACTGCTGGAGGTCTCCGACTTCATCACCGTCCATCTGCCCAAGACCCCGGAGACGCTCGGCCTGATCGGCGACGACGCGCTGCACAAGGTCAAGCCGAGCGTCCGCATCGTCAACGCCGCCCGCGGTGGAATCGTCGACGAGGACGCCCTGGCCTCGGCGCTCAAGGAGGGCCGGGTCGCGGGCGCGGGCCTCGACGTCTACTCCAGCGAGCCGTGCACGGACTCGCCGCTCTTCGAGTTCGACCAGGTGGTGTGCACGCCGCACCTGGGTGCCTCCACCGGTGAGGCGCAGGAGAAGGCGGGCATCGCGGTCGCCAAGTCGGTGCGTCTGGCGCTGGCGGGCGAGCTGGTGCCCGACGCCGTCAACGTGCAGGGCGGCGTCATCGCCGAGGACGTGCGTCCCGCGCTGCCGCTGGCCGAGGGCCTGGGCCGTATCTTCACCGCGCTCTCCGGCGAGGTCGCCGTCCGCCTCGATGTCGAGGTGTACGGCGAGATCACCCAGCACGATGTGAAGGTTCTCGAACTCTCCGCTCTCAAGGGCGTGTTCGAGGACGTCGTCGACGAGACCGTCAGCTACGTCAACGCGCCGCTCTTCGCGCAGGAGCGCGGCGTGGAGGTGCGGCTGACCACCTCCAGCGAGTCCAGCGAGCACCGCAACATGGTGACCGTGCGCGGCACCCTCAGCAGCGGCGAGGAGGTCTCCGTCTCCGGGACGCTCGCGGGGCCGAAGCACCAGCAGAAGATCGTCGCCGTCGGGGAGCACGACGTCGACCTGGCGCTCGCCGAGCACATGGCGTTCTTCCGCTACGCCGACCGTCCCGGCATCGTCGGCACGGTGGGCCGCATCCTGGGCGAGGCGGGCATCAACATCGCCGGCATGCAGGTCGCCCGTTCCACGGCGGGCGGCGAGGCGCTGGTGGCGCTGACCGTCGACGACAACATCCCGGCCCCGGTGCTCGCCGAGATCAAGGGCGAGATCGGGGCGACGTCCGCCCGCAGCGTCGACCTCTCCGACTGA
- a CDS encoding DinB family protein: MTEERTSPPLTGGERETLRAFLDFHRETLAMKCEGLSDEQLRLAASPPSTLCLLGLVRHMAEVERAWFRRTIDGEDVPLVWSGEGDFQAAYDASRSTRAEAFAAWEAEVAHARRIEAEAGSLDVTGLNARSGEEVSLRLVMLHLIHEYARHNGHADLLREAIDGTTGA, encoded by the coding sequence GTGACCGAGGAACGGACCTCTCCGCCGCTGACCGGCGGGGAGCGCGAGACGCTGCGGGCCTTCCTCGACTTCCACCGGGAGACACTCGCCATGAAGTGCGAGGGCCTGAGCGACGAGCAGTTGCGCCTCGCCGCGTCGCCGCCGTCGACGCTCTGTCTGCTCGGCCTCGTACGGCACATGGCGGAGGTCGAACGGGCCTGGTTCCGGCGCACGATCGACGGCGAGGACGTACCGCTCGTCTGGTCCGGCGAGGGCGACTTCCAGGCGGCCTACGACGCGAGCCGGTCCACTCGCGCCGAGGCGTTCGCCGCCTGGGAGGCGGAGGTCGCCCATGCGCGGCGCATCGAGGCGGAGGCCGGGTCGCTCGACGTCACCGGCCTCAACGCCCGCTCCGGCGAGGAGGTTTCGCTGCGCCTGGTGATGCTGCACCTCATCCACGAGTACGCCCGGCACAACGGCCACGCCGACCTGCTGCGCGAGGCGATCGACGGCACCACCGGAGCCTGA
- a CDS encoding HAD family hydrolase has protein sequence MAIRAVLWDVDDTLFDYTGSDRAAALRHIEAERLLDRHPSPEAALARWQEVMEEQFDRFVSGELSFLDHRRERARGFLGADLTDEEADAWFGRYVALYEQAWTLFPDAVPALDALTPGYRHGALSNSSTANQERKLSLLGIRDRFEVVLCADGIGHAKPAPEAFRAGCDALGLRPDEVVYVGDRHDIDARAADEAGLHGVWIDRAGTAAPAVTAAVRRISGLTELPALLAALL, from the coding sequence ATGGCGATCCGTGCCGTCCTCTGGGACGTCGACGACACCCTCTTCGACTACACCGGCTCCGACCGGGCGGCCGCCCTGAGGCACATCGAGGCCGAGCGACTGCTGGACCGCCACCCCTCGCCCGAGGCCGCACTCGCCCGCTGGCAGGAGGTCATGGAGGAGCAGTTCGACCGTTTCGTCTCCGGCGAGCTGAGCTTCCTCGACCACCGCAGGGAGAGGGCGCGCGGCTTTCTCGGCGCCGACCTGACCGATGAGGAGGCCGACGCCTGGTTCGGCCGCTACGTCGCCCTGTACGAGCAGGCATGGACGCTCTTCCCCGACGCCGTGCCCGCACTCGACGCGCTCACGCCCGGCTACCGGCACGGCGCGCTCTCCAACTCCTCGACTGCCAACCAGGAACGCAAACTGAGCCTCCTGGGCATCCGCGACCGCTTCGAAGTCGTGCTCTGCGCGGACGGAATCGGCCATGCCAAGCCCGCTCCGGAGGCGTTCCGCGCGGGCTGTGACGCGCTGGGCCTGCGGCCCGACGAGGTCGTCTACGTGGGAGACCGCCACGACATCGACGCACGCGCCGCCGACGAGGCAGGACTGCACGGCGTCTGGATCGACCGCGCGGGCACCGCGGCTCCCGCCGTCACCGCTGCCGTACGCAGGATCAGCGGCCTCACCGAGCTGCCCGCACTGCTCGCCGCCCTACTGTGA
- a CDS encoding PucR family transcriptional regulator, protein MREDDYQALVDEVCALLGTPATLESRDFALIAFGAHEGDGEGAEPALDPVRRRSILGRRSSAEVRTWFESFGITRATGPVRIDPEPSAGVEHGRICLPVRHGGFVHGYIWLMDDGALDLGDPRLASAMAVASRIGALLAAEAHAEARTGELLRTLLAADDRGAGEEAAAELRERLGSAAAGPLAVVAVVPRRPGGENGGPGERDLGQSAGPGAGGAPAPVPPNVLARCVLTVPGAGRAPGPDGAPAVAALVRLRSAEAAESSRTAAAQLVRMHRSPAAAGVSAPRRGLSDAVAAWREALAAARAATAEPERLGPVADWAAIGPYRLLTALPPGACADPAAAALLRPVHAELARTAEEFLDHAGQAGRTAAALGIHRQTLYYRLSRIEALTGLDLDEGSARLLLHMALKAARL, encoded by the coding sequence ATGCGCGAGGACGACTACCAGGCACTCGTCGACGAGGTCTGCGCGCTGCTGGGCACCCCGGCCACGCTGGAGAGCCGCGACTTCGCGCTGATCGCCTTCGGCGCGCACGAAGGCGACGGGGAAGGCGCCGAGCCCGCGCTGGACCCGGTCCGCAGGCGCTCGATCCTGGGACGCCGCTCCAGCGCCGAGGTACGGACGTGGTTCGAGAGCTTCGGCATCACCCGGGCCACCGGGCCCGTACGTATCGACCCGGAACCGTCGGCCGGCGTCGAGCACGGCCGCATCTGCCTTCCCGTACGGCACGGGGGCTTCGTACACGGATACATCTGGCTGATGGACGACGGCGCGCTCGATCTGGGCGATCCACGGCTGGCGTCGGCGATGGCGGTGGCCTCACGCATCGGCGCGCTGCTGGCGGCGGAGGCGCACGCCGAGGCCCGTACGGGCGAGCTGCTGCGGACGCTGCTCGCCGCGGACGACCGGGGCGCGGGCGAGGAGGCTGCGGCCGAACTGCGCGAACGCCTGGGGTCGGCGGCGGCCGGTCCGCTGGCGGTGGTGGCGGTGGTCCCCCGACGGCCGGGAGGCGAGAACGGGGGCCCTGGTGAGCGGGACCTGGGGCAGTCGGCCGGGCCCGGGGCCGGGGGTGCGCCCGCGCCCGTGCCGCCGAATGTTCTGGCACGCTGCGTGCTCACGGTGCCGGGGGCCGGGCGGGCGCCGGGCCCGGACGGGGCACCGGCGGTCGCCGCTCTGGTGCGACTGCGCTCGGCGGAGGCGGCCGAGTCCTCCCGTACGGCTGCGGCACAGCTCGTCCGCATGCACCGCTCCCCCGCCGCCGCGGGCGTGAGCGCACCACGCCGGGGCCTCTCGGACGCCGTGGCGGCCTGGCGGGAGGCGCTGGCCGCGGCACGGGCCGCGACGGCGGAACCTGAACGGCTGGGCCCGGTCGCCGACTGGGCCGCGATAGGCCCGTACCGGCTGCTCACCGCGCTGCCCCCGGGCGCGTGCGCCGACCCCGCCGCGGCGGCGCTGCTGCGGCCCGTGCACGCCGAACTCGCCCGTACCGCCGAGGAGTTCCTCGATCACGCGGGTCAAGCGGGGCGTACCGCAGCCGCGTTGGGCATCCATCGGCAGACGCTCTACTACCGGCTCTCCAGGATCGAGGCCCTCACCGGACTCGATCTCGACGAGGGCTCCGCGCGGCTGCTGCTGCACATGGCACTGAAGGCGGCACGGCTGTGA
- a CDS encoding choice-of-anchor P family protein → MRSTGWGVRGTLTALITVAALAAGPAATADAATAGTYGPAGSSGAYGSSSASGPYGSSGAQVTLDAPDFKAPFECGTKWTYATYEGHGEGDLALDFNTGSGPDGDLGLPALASAGGTAHVATDSDGGGKYVEIDHGGGWVSGVFHLQKQTVKDGEKVKQGQQIGKVGDTTGNGSDLSPHLHYQVKLDGRLQKIELEGKKLYPYPYEEGKEFLTSTNGCDGDDPDEPQEPKKTELAYTGAKSASNGSPAKLAAELTDEDGDPVDGRTVGFTLGTGDSKQKCDGKTGSDGRASCEIDPVRQKLTEDGTVPVTARFAGDDEYEASKKSAKLKLEYVSGRAFGLSANAPLGLPVSVEPTPDTGEVRTAGEESKSPPCAQNIRALVLSADALCAEVTTKTGPGKVTATATLAKAGIELPGLPVVGLSGVRSTSTSTCEASSGSVDLELTVLGESVDTGDTPNLEVDLGVVGAKLVVNERITTDDGGLTVNAAHLTAPGGIDVVIGSSSSTAHNCT, encoded by the coding sequence ATGCGCAGCACCGGCTGGGGCGTGCGCGGCACGCTGACGGCCCTGATCACGGTGGCGGCGCTCGCCGCGGGCCCCGCCGCGACGGCCGACGCCGCGACGGCCGGAACGTACGGCCCGGCCGGGTCGTCAGGTGCGTACGGATCGTCAAGTGCGTCAGGGCCGTACGGGTCGTCAGGTGCTCAAGTCACGCTGGACGCACCCGACTTCAAGGCGCCCTTCGAATGCGGAACGAAGTGGACCTACGCCACGTATGAAGGCCACGGGGAGGGCGATCTGGCGCTGGACTTCAACACGGGCAGCGGACCGGACGGCGACCTCGGGCTCCCCGCGCTCGCCTCGGCCGGCGGCACGGCCCACGTCGCCACGGACTCCGACGGCGGGGGCAAGTACGTCGAGATCGATCACGGCGGCGGCTGGGTGAGCGGCGTCTTCCACCTTCAGAAGCAGACGGTGAAGGACGGCGAGAAGGTGAAGCAGGGCCAGCAGATAGGGAAGGTCGGCGACACCACCGGCAACGGGAGCGATCTGTCCCCGCACCTCCACTACCAGGTGAAGCTCGACGGCAGGCTCCAGAAGATCGAGCTGGAGGGCAAGAAGCTCTACCCGTATCCGTACGAGGAGGGGAAGGAGTTCCTGACCAGCACCAACGGCTGCGACGGCGACGACCCCGACGAGCCGCAGGAACCGAAGAAGACCGAACTCGCCTACACCGGGGCGAAGTCGGCCTCGAACGGCTCCCCTGCGAAGCTCGCGGCCGAACTCACCGACGAGGACGGCGATCCCGTCGACGGACGGACCGTCGGCTTCACCCTGGGCACCGGCGACAGCAAGCAGAAGTGCGACGGCAAGACCGGCTCGGACGGCAGGGCGAGCTGCGAAATCGACCCTGTACGGCAGAAGTTGACGGAGGACGGCACCGTCCCGGTGACCGCGAGGTTCGCGGGTGACGACGAGTACGAGGCGTCGAAGAAGTCGGCGAAGCTGAAGCTGGAGTACGTCTCCGGCCGCGCCTTCGGGCTGTCGGCAAACGCCCCGCTGGGGCTGCCGGTCTCGGTCGAACCGACCCCGGACACGGGAGAGGTCCGTACGGCCGGAGAGGAGTCGAAGTCGCCGCCTTGCGCGCAGAACATACGGGCCCTGGTGCTGTCCGCCGACGCCCTGTGCGCCGAGGTGACGACGAAGACGGGGCCCGGCAAGGTCACGGCGACCGCGACCCTGGCGAAGGCCGGGATCGAGCTGCCGGGCCTGCCGGTCGTGGGGCTCTCCGGCGTTCGGTCGACCTCCACCAGCACCTGCGAGGCCTCGTCCGGCAGCGTCGATCTGGAGCTGACCGTGCTCGGTGAGAGCGTCGATACCGGTGACACACCCAACCTCGAGGTCGATCTCGGGGTCGTGGGCGCCAAGCTCGTCGTCAACGAGCGGATCACGACCGACGACGGCGGGCTGACCGTCAACGCGGCGCATCTGACGGCGCCGGGCGGCATCGACGTCGTGATCGGCTCCAGCAGCAGCACGGCTCACAACTGCACCTGA